From a single Chitinophaga sp. Cy-1792 genomic region:
- the fumC gene encoding class II fumarate hydratase codes for MEFRIEKDTMGEVKVPANAYYGAQTQRSIENFKIAQDINKMPKEIIKAFAYLKKAAALTNFQAGVLPQEKSDLIGRVCDEILEGKLDNEFPLVVWQTGSGTQSNMNVNEVVAYRGHVVHGGQLTDKEKFLHPNDDVNKSQSSNDTFPTAMHIAAYKILVETTIPGIKKLRDTLAQKAEAFKHIVKIGRTHFMDATPLTLGQEISGYVSQLDHGLRAINNTLPHLSELALGGTAVGTGINTPKGYSENVAKNIADLTGLPFITAENKFEALAAHDAIVEAHGALKTVAVSLMKIANDIRMLSSGPRAGIGEIHIPDNEPGSSIMPGKVNPTQCEALTMIVAQVLGNDVAINIGGATGHFELNVFKPVMIYNFLHSARLIGDGCVSFNDKCAEGIEPIEANIKKHVENSLMLVTALNTKIGYYKAAEIAQKAHKEGTTLKEMAVKLGYVTPAEFDEWVVPAHMVGDIK; via the coding sequence ATGGAATTCAGAATAGAGAAAGACACAATGGGCGAAGTGAAAGTGCCTGCTAATGCTTATTACGGCGCTCAGACACAGCGATCCATTGAAAATTTCAAGATCGCACAGGACATCAACAAGATGCCTAAAGAAATTATCAAAGCTTTTGCTTACCTGAAAAAAGCAGCAGCACTGACTAACTTCCAGGCTGGCGTATTGCCACAGGAAAAAAGCGACCTGATCGGCCGTGTATGTGATGAAATCCTGGAAGGTAAACTGGATAACGAATTCCCACTGGTAGTTTGGCAAACAGGCTCCGGTACCCAGTCTAACATGAACGTAAACGAAGTGGTAGCTTACCGCGGCCACGTAGTTCATGGCGGACAGCTGACTGATAAAGAGAAATTCCTCCATCCTAACGATGATGTGAATAAATCACAGTCTTCCAACGATACCTTCCCTACTGCCATGCACATCGCTGCATATAAAATTCTGGTGGAAACTACCATTCCAGGTATCAAAAAACTCCGCGATACCCTCGCCCAGAAAGCCGAAGCTTTCAAACATATCGTGAAAATCGGCCGTACCCACTTCATGGACGCTACCCCACTCACACTGGGTCAGGAAATCAGCGGCTATGTATCTCAGCTGGACCACGGTCTGAGAGCTATCAACAATACCCTGCCTCACCTCAGCGAACTCGCACTGGGTGGTACTGCCGTAGGTACTGGTATCAACACGCCTAAAGGCTACTCTGAAAACGTAGCTAAAAATATCGCTGACCTGACCGGTCTGCCTTTCATCACCGCTGAAAACAAATTCGAAGCCCTGGCTGCTCACGATGCTATCGTTGAAGCGCACGGCGCCCTGAAAACTGTTGCAGTAAGCCTGATGAAAATCGCGAACGACATCCGTATGCTCAGCTCTGGCCCTCGTGCCGGTATTGGCGAAATCCACATCCCGGACAACGAACCAGGTTCTTCTATCATGCCAGGTAAAGTAAATCCTACACAGTGTGAAGCGCTCACCATGATCGTTGCACAGGTACTGGGTAACGATGTTGCCATCAACATCGGCGGCGCTACCGGCCACTTCGAACTGAACGTGTTCAAACCGGTAATGATCTATAACTTCCTGCACTCTGCACGCCTGATCGGTGATGGTTGCGTAAGCTTCAACGATAAATGTGCGGAAGGTATCGAACCGATCGAAGCTAATATCAAAAAGCATGTGGAAAACTCGCTGATGCTGGTTACTGCGCTGAATACCAAAATTGGTTACTATAAAGCAGCTGAAATCGCACAGAAAGCACATAAAGAAGGTACTACACTAAAAGAAATGGCAGTGAAACTGGGTTATGTAACCCCTGCTGAATTCGACGAATGGGTAGTTCCTGCTCACATGGTGGGTGATATCAAATAA
- a CDS encoding TonB-dependent receptor domain-containing protein has protein sequence MQKFLPIVVKYLLIALVFSPTFVQAQLNGSYIIEGKIVDANGAGLPGASVQIKGTSFGTATDTTGHFSLTNNAKFPYKLVIRLIGYQPQEFEVKNSNSKLAIQLFTQSLLVNEVVVSASRQQEKLLRSPVAIEKLDIRALKETPSSTFYDALGNLKGVQMTTAGLTFKVFNTRGFNVPNNFRFMQLVDGVDNQAATLGVPLGNAIGPTELDISSVEVTPGASSALYGMNAINGMSNLTTKNPFEYQGVSVYQKFAVNHVGEKGASAKPLTETAVRYAQSYAPWFAWKINFSYMEGTDWYADSHNDFNPQSKANPDFPELSGPNNIANDAWNKYGDNANIQIIDKDNRAYNVHRTGYWEKDLVGDYKVRNTKVDGSLNFRLPHKIELSYAYRYGLMDGFFQRGNRIGLKNVSVQNHKIELVHPDFTLRSYVSIENTGDSYNMNPLADNLEKSFKSDKVWTADYTKALNTALTNGASLVDAHAAARAAADAGRWTPGTAAFDAQVAKIKSVNDWDIYPTSKNPNNTTGGAALLQMSRFYHTEGTWNLRKYVHFMDVLVGADYRTYEIIPDGNNFVDFSLPADKRNQPGGKHIWYGKAGGFAQGAKTFFNDALKITASLRYDKNQQFEGKLNPRIAAVYSIKDKHNFRLSWQNGFRFPSLFEAYSFVNNGQVRRVGGLAFIEQGLGYFKNSFLTSTVDAFGVAVNKTINADHVTKDQAAAKNAGILKVANLDPIVPEEIHSFEGGYKAVLINNKLFVDVDGYYSSYKHFIGQIEAVVPTSGNVNTPDQSVLNQMLDKSLQNRYRVWTNSKSTVSNYGFAVAVTYDIYKSYTVSANANYNKLVTDKTKDDALVPGFNTPEWFTNISFGNRNVLPNFGFNVVWHWQDAFYWQNLFGNGNVPAYSTVDAQVTYRVPKIKTSFKVGASNLFNTSYFQYVGGPTIKGLYYVTLTFDDVFKKK, from the coding sequence ATGCAAAAGTTTTTACCTATAGTGGTTAAATACCTGCTGATAGCGCTGGTATTTAGTCCAACCTTCGTACAGGCCCAGTTAAACGGGTCGTATATCATCGAAGGGAAAATTGTAGATGCCAACGGCGCTGGCTTACCTGGTGCTTCTGTACAGATAAAAGGAACTTCATTTGGTACTGCAACAGATACAACCGGTCATTTTTCCCTGACCAACAATGCTAAATTCCCCTACAAACTGGTAATCCGCCTGATCGGGTATCAGCCGCAGGAGTTTGAGGTAAAGAATAGCAACAGCAAACTGGCGATACAGTTATTCACACAGTCGCTGCTGGTAAATGAAGTGGTGGTATCCGCCTCCCGTCAGCAGGAGAAGCTGTTACGTTCGCCGGTAGCCATTGAAAAGCTGGATATCCGCGCTTTGAAGGAAACACCTTCTTCTACCTTTTATGATGCCCTCGGCAACCTGAAAGGTGTACAGATGACCACAGCAGGACTTACCTTCAAGGTGTTCAACACCCGTGGCTTCAACGTTCCCAACAACTTCCGTTTCATGCAGCTGGTAGATGGTGTGGATAACCAGGCCGCTACGCTCGGCGTACCACTGGGTAACGCCATCGGCCCTACGGAGCTGGATATCTCCAGCGTGGAAGTGACGCCAGGTGCATCTTCCGCCCTGTACGGTATGAATGCGATCAATGGCATGTCTAACCTTACCACTAAAAATCCATTCGAATACCAGGGCGTCAGCGTATACCAGAAATTTGCTGTTAACCACGTCGGTGAAAAAGGCGCCAGTGCAAAACCACTTACGGAAACGGCTGTACGTTATGCACAGTCCTACGCTCCCTGGTTTGCCTGGAAAATCAACTTCAGCTATATGGAAGGCACCGACTGGTATGCCGACAGTCATAACGACTTTAACCCGCAAAGCAAAGCCAATCCCGACTTTCCGGAACTGAGCGGCCCTAACAACATCGCCAATGATGCCTGGAATAAATATGGTGATAACGCCAATATTCAGATCATCGATAAAGATAACAGAGCGTATAATGTACACCGTACCGGTTATTGGGAGAAAGATCTCGTAGGAGATTATAAAGTAAGAAATACTAAAGTAGATGGTAGTCTGAATTTCCGCCTGCCACATAAAATAGAACTTTCCTACGCATACCGCTATGGCCTGATGGATGGCTTCTTTCAGCGTGGTAACCGTATCGGTCTGAAAAATGTATCTGTTCAAAACCATAAAATCGAACTGGTACATCCCGACTTTACCCTCCGCTCTTATGTATCTATCGAAAATACCGGCGATAGCTATAATATGAACCCGCTGGCAGACAACCTTGAGAAATCATTTAAGTCTGACAAGGTGTGGACTGCGGATTATACCAAAGCCTTAAATACCGCGCTTACCAATGGTGCCAGTCTCGTAGACGCCCACGCAGCTGCACGCGCAGCAGCCGATGCCGGCAGATGGACACCAGGTACCGCAGCCTTTGATGCACAGGTGGCAAAAATCAAAAGTGTAAATGACTGGGACATCTACCCAACATCTAAAAATCCGAATAACACCACAGGTGGTGCTGCATTATTGCAGATGAGCCGCTTCTATCATACAGAAGGAACCTGGAACCTCCGTAAATACGTGCATTTCATGGATGTATTGGTAGGTGCCGACTACAGAACCTACGAAATCATTCCAGACGGTAATAACTTCGTAGACTTTTCCCTGCCGGCAGACAAACGCAATCAGCCAGGCGGTAAGCATATCTGGTACGGCAAAGCCGGCGGTTTTGCGCAGGGAGCCAAAACCTTCTTCAACGATGCCCTGAAGATCACAGCTTCCCTTCGCTACGATAAAAACCAGCAGTTTGAAGGTAAGCTGAACCCACGCATAGCTGCGGTTTACAGCATCAAAGACAAACATAATTTCCGCCTCTCCTGGCAGAACGGTTTCCGGTTCCCATCATTATTTGAAGCCTATTCTTTTGTGAATAACGGGCAGGTTAGGCGTGTAGGTGGTCTGGCGTTCATAGAACAGGGGCTTGGCTATTTCAAGAATTCCTTCCTTACCAGCACCGTGGATGCCTTTGGTGTAGCGGTAAATAAGACCATCAATGCGGATCATGTCACCAAAGATCAGGCGGCCGCCAAGAATGCAGGCATCCTGAAAGTGGCAAATCTTGATCCGATCGTTCCTGAAGAGATTCATTCCTTCGAAGGTGGCTATAAAGCAGTATTGATCAACAACAAATTATTTGTTGACGTAGATGGTTATTATAGTTCTTACAAGCATTTCATCGGCCAGATAGAAGCAGTAGTACCTACCAGCGGCAACGTTAATACCCCTGATCAGTCTGTGCTGAATCAGATGCTGGATAAGAGTTTACAGAATCGTTACCGTGTATGGACCAACAGTAAATCCACCGTTAGCAACTATGGATTTGCGGTAGCGGTGACTTATGATATTTACAAGTCTTACACCGTGAGTGCCAACGCCAACTACAACAAGCTGGTAACGGATAAAACCAAGGATGATGCACTGGTACCGGGTTTCAACACGCCGGAATGGTTTACCAATATCAGCTTTGGTAACCGTAATGTATTGCCAAACTTTGGCTTTAACGTAGTATGGCATTGGCAGGATGCATTCTACTGGCAGAACCTGTTCGGTAATGGTAATGTGCCTGCCTACAGCACCGTTGATGCGCAGGTTACGTATCGTGTTCCGAAGATCAAAACTTCTTTTAAAGTGGGTGCTTCCAACCTGTTTAATACTTCATATTTCCAGTATGTGGGTGGGCCTACGATTAAGGGATTGTATTATGTGACGCTGACATTTGATGATGTGTTTAAGAAGAAATAA
- a CDS encoding glutamine--tRNA ligase/YqeY domain fusion protein, with translation MSEERSLNFLEQIVEEDLASGATGGRVLTRFPPEPNGYLHIGHAKSICLNFGLAQKYNGKTNLRFDDTNPVTEDTEYVESIKADIRWLGFEWEKELYASDYFEQLYQYAVELIKKGLAYVEDATAEEIAAMKGTPTTPGTNSPARSRSVDENLDLFERMRKGEFKDGEKTLRAKIDMAAPNMHMRDPLMYRIKHAHHHRTGDKWCIYPMYDFAHGQSDSIENITHSVCTLEFIPHRPLYDWFIKELDIFPSHQYEFARLNLNYTVMSKRKLKQLVEEGIVNGWDDPRMPTISGLRRRGYTPASIRSLCERVGIQKRDNIIEYSLLEFCIREELNRTANRAMAVLDPVKLVITNYPADQVEEMEAENNPEDPNSGTRKLYFSNTLYIEREDFMENPPKKYFRLGPGMMVRLKNAYIIKGESVEKDADGNITTIYATYLPESKSGGDTSGLTVKGTIHWVSAAHAATAEVRIYDRLFNVENPNSEEGDFKSYINKDSLQVITNAYVEPGLLQAKPGDRFQFMRKGYFSVDPDSTPEKIVFNRTVTLKDSWVKETAKTK, from the coding sequence ATGAGCGAAGAAAGGTCACTCAATTTTTTAGAACAAATAGTAGAAGAAGATCTGGCCAGTGGGGCCACAGGAGGCCGTGTGCTTACACGTTTTCCACCAGAACCCAACGGCTACCTGCATATAGGTCATGCCAAGTCGATATGTCTGAACTTCGGCCTGGCTCAGAAATACAATGGTAAAACCAATCTCCGTTTCGATGATACCAACCCGGTAACTGAGGACACGGAATATGTGGAATCTATCAAAGCAGATATCCGCTGGTTGGGATTTGAATGGGAGAAAGAGCTGTATGCCTCCGATTATTTTGAGCAACTGTACCAATATGCGGTGGAGCTGATCAAAAAAGGGCTGGCATATGTGGAAGATGCTACTGCAGAAGAAATTGCTGCCATGAAAGGTACGCCTACCACGCCAGGTACCAATAGTCCGGCCAGAAGCCGTTCTGTAGATGAAAACCTGGACCTGTTCGAGCGTATGCGTAAAGGAGAATTCAAAGACGGAGAAAAAACCCTCCGGGCCAAAATAGATATGGCTGCTCCCAACATGCATATGCGTGATCCGCTGATGTACCGCATCAAACATGCACATCACCACCGTACCGGCGATAAATGGTGCATCTACCCGATGTATGATTTCGCCCATGGCCAGAGTGACAGCATTGAAAATATCACGCATTCCGTTTGTACACTGGAATTTATTCCTCACCGTCCGCTGTACGACTGGTTTATCAAGGAGCTGGACATCTTCCCTAGCCACCAGTACGAGTTTGCCCGCCTGAACCTGAACTACACCGTTATGAGTAAGCGTAAGCTGAAACAACTGGTGGAAGAAGGTATCGTAAATGGCTGGGACGACCCGCGTATGCCTACTATCAGTGGTTTACGCCGCCGTGGCTATACACCGGCAAGTATCCGCAGCCTCTGCGAGCGCGTAGGTATCCAGAAACGTGATAATATTATTGAATATAGCCTGCTCGAGTTCTGTATCCGTGAAGAACTGAACAGAACCGCCAACCGTGCCATGGCTGTACTTGATCCTGTAAAGCTGGTGATCACCAACTATCCTGCAGATCAGGTAGAAGAAATGGAAGCAGAGAACAATCCGGAAGACCCGAATTCAGGTACCCGCAAGCTGTACTTCAGCAATACCCTGTATATCGAGCGTGAGGACTTTATGGAGAACCCTCCTAAAAAGTACTTCCGCCTCGGACCAGGTATGATGGTACGTCTGAAAAATGCTTATATCATCAAAGGGGAAAGTGTAGAGAAAGATGCTGATGGTAATATCACCACCATCTATGCTACCTATCTCCCGGAAAGCAAAAGCGGCGGCGACACCAGCGGCCTGACCGTAAAAGGTACCATTCACTGGGTAAGCGCTGCACATGCTGCCACAGCAGAAGTGCGTATTTACGACAGGCTTTTCAATGTGGAAAACCCTAACAGTGAAGAAGGCGACTTCAAATCCTATATCAACAAGGATTCGCTGCAGGTAATTACCAACGCCTACGTAGAACCAGGCCTGCTGCAGGCAAAACCTGGCGACAGGTTCCAGTTTATGCGTAAGGGTTATTTCAGTGTAGATCCGGACAGCACGCCTGAAAAGATCGTGTTCAACAGAACTGTTACGCTGAAAGACAGCTGGGTAAAAGAAACAGCTAAAACTAAATAA
- a CDS encoding lipoprotein signal peptidase, giving the protein MKYRHVIIIVLLILVVDQSLKFWIKTHMFMQQEYIIFPNWFRIHFIENEGMAYGLSFGGDFGKIFLTLFRLGAVVVGFYYMKKLVKEKYSTGLLICGSLILAGAAGNLIDSMFYGLIFNDSIGYEVAQFLPAGGGYGKFLHGRVVDMLYFPLYEGYLPKWIPFKGGDYFVFFRPVFNVADAAISVGVVAILLFQKRFFGRHMHPKKPASNAIANDHVA; this is encoded by the coding sequence TTGAAGTATCGTCACGTCATCATCATTGTCTTACTCATTTTGGTCGTTGACCAGTCGCTCAAATTCTGGATTAAGACACACATGTTCATGCAGCAGGAGTATATTATATTCCCTAACTGGTTCCGTATCCATTTCATTGAAAATGAAGGGATGGCATATGGACTTTCCTTCGGTGGCGACTTTGGGAAGATTTTCCTGACTTTGTTCCGATTGGGTGCTGTAGTAGTAGGTTTCTATTACATGAAGAAGCTGGTAAAAGAGAAATACAGCACTGGCTTGCTGATCTGCGGTTCCTTAATTCTGGCTGGAGCAGCCGGTAACCTGATCGACAGCATGTTTTATGGCCTGATCTTCAATGATAGTATTGGTTACGAAGTAGCACAGTTCCTGCCCGCAGGCGGTGGCTATGGCAAATTCCTTCATGGCCGCGTGGTAGATATGCTGTATTTCCCATTGTATGAAGGGTATCTTCCTAAATGGATCCCATTCAAAGGCGGGGATTACTTTGTGTTCTTCCGTCCGGTATTCAATGTGGCTGATGCCGCGATATCCGTAGGCGTAGTAGCTATTCTGCTGTTCCAGAAACGTTTCTTTGGCAGACATATGCATCCTAAAAAACCTGCAAGTAACGCTATTGCAAATGATCATGTAGCGTAA
- a CDS encoding 2-hydroxyacid dehydrogenase, whose product MNVLFYSAQPYDIAYFNKANAAFNYNLRYLEYPLNADNTALIKPGESVICAFVNDHLDAGILRQLKEKGIQLIALRAAGFNNVDLKVAAELNLPVVRVPAYSPHAVAEHAVALLLGLNRKIYKAYNRIRDNNFTLNGLEGFDLYGKTVGVVGTGNIGAIFCRIMLGFGCKVLAYDMFNNKSLEDAGVEYVSMETILKDADIISLHCPLTPETKHLVNAYTISQMKRGVFLLNTSRGGLIDTKAVVEALKNGHIGALAIDVYEQEENLFFHDLSDVIIQDDVWSRLITFPNVVITSHQGFFTREALTQIAETTLNNIQQFEKGLPLTNQVKI is encoded by the coding sequence ATGAATGTACTTTTCTATAGCGCCCAGCCCTACGATATCGCATATTTCAACAAAGCCAATGCTGCCTTTAATTATAATCTCCGTTACCTCGAATACCCGCTCAACGCTGATAATACCGCACTTATCAAACCCGGAGAATCAGTCATCTGTGCCTTCGTCAACGACCACCTCGATGCCGGCATACTCCGTCAGCTAAAGGAAAAAGGCATTCAACTGATCGCTCTCCGCGCCGCCGGTTTTAATAACGTAGACCTGAAAGTAGCTGCAGAATTAAACCTGCCGGTAGTTAGGGTTCCGGCTTATTCCCCACATGCGGTAGCCGAACATGCCGTTGCTTTATTACTGGGACTGAATAGAAAAATATATAAAGCGTATAACCGTATCCGTGATAATAATTTCACCTTAAACGGACTCGAAGGATTTGACCTGTATGGTAAAACGGTTGGGGTGGTTGGTACAGGAAATATTGGCGCTATCTTCTGCAGAATTATGCTGGGCTTTGGTTGTAAGGTATTAGCCTATGATATGTTTAATAATAAAAGTCTGGAAGATGCCGGTGTAGAATATGTTTCCATGGAAACAATTTTGAAAGATGCAGATATTATTTCCCTGCATTGTCCGCTTACGCCGGAAACAAAACATCTCGTTAATGCATACACTATTTCACAGATGAAGCGTGGTGTATTCCTGTTAAACACCAGCCGCGGCGGATTGATAGACACAAAAGCTGTGGTGGAGGCGCTGAAGAACGGACATATCGGCGCATTGGCCATTGATGTGTACGAACAGGAAGAAAACCTGTTCTTTCATGATTTATCTGATGTCATCATCCAGGATGATGTATGGTCAAGGCTTATCACCTTCCCGAATGTAGTGATTACCTCTCATCAGGGCTTCTTCACCCGTGAAGCACTCACACAAATTGCTGAAACAACCTTGAATAATATTCAGCAATTTGAAAAAGGCCTGCCACTCACCAACCAGGTGAAGATATAA
- a CDS encoding enoyl-CoA hydratase/isomerase family protein — MYQTISTKLEDNTLIITINRPDKMNALNQTVMTELALAIDEVYSKKEVKSAIITGSGEKAFVAGADISEFLQLTPSEGEELASKGHVVFHRIENCPKPIVAAVNGFALGGGCELAMACHFRIASENAKFGQPEVNLGLIPGYGGTQRLTQLIGKGKAVELMLTGDMIDAANAFQWGLVNHITPLADLLPKAKSLLAKIHTKAPLAVARVIKCVNAAIDKEQNGFELEIEEFAACFATQDLKEGASAFVEKRQPNFKGE, encoded by the coding sequence ATGTACCAGACAATCAGCACCAAACTGGAAGATAATACGCTCATTATTACCATCAACCGCCCGGATAAGATGAATGCCCTCAACCAGACCGTCATGACGGAACTGGCCCTGGCTATTGATGAAGTATATAGTAAAAAAGAAGTAAAGAGCGCCATCATCACCGGTTCCGGCGAGAAGGCTTTTGTTGCCGGTGCGGATATTTCAGAATTCCTTCAACTCACGCCTTCAGAAGGGGAAGAACTGGCATCCAAAGGTCATGTGGTCTTCCATCGTATAGAAAATTGCCCTAAACCAATAGTGGCCGCCGTGAATGGCTTCGCCCTGGGAGGCGGTTGTGAGCTGGCCATGGCCTGCCATTTCCGTATTGCCAGCGAAAATGCTAAGTTCGGACAGCCGGAAGTCAACCTGGGCCTCATTCCCGGTTATGGCGGTACCCAACGCCTCACCCAGCTGATCGGTAAAGGAAAAGCCGTTGAACTCATGCTGACAGGCGATATGATCGACGCCGCAAACGCCTTCCAATGGGGATTGGTGAATCATATCACCCCCCTGGCCGATCTTCTCCCTAAAGCTAAATCCCTGCTCGCTAAAATCCATACAAAAGCACCCCTGGCCGTTGCCAGGGTCATCAAATGCGTAAATGCTGCCATCGATAAAGAACAAAATGGCTTCGAACTGGAAATTGAAGAATTCGCGGCATGCTTTGCTACGCAAGACCTTAAAGAAGGCGCCAGCGCATTTGTGGAGAAAAGACAACCGAATTTCAAAGGGGAATAA